In Candidatus Pelagibacter sp. HIMB1321, a single genomic region encodes these proteins:
- the tmk gene encoding dTMP kinase, with the protein MSRYPVIVFEGIEGSGKSFHISNVAKYLKKKNIDFIKIREPGGSINSERIRKLILNKKSNFNKITDLLLYLASRSENIEQLKKSYKKKVILIDRFTDSTIAYQHYGFGVDIKLINTINNFILKKFKVDYTFLNIVNKNNMIKRLKIRKSLNRYDKFKTSFYQKVQRGFVTLANKNKKKYTIINSNYNIDYNKKIILRTIDEIL; encoded by the coding sequence ATGTCTAGATATCCTGTAATAGTTTTTGAAGGTATAGAAGGTAGTGGTAAAAGCTTCCATATTTCTAATGTAGCGAAATATCTTAAAAAAAAGAATATAGATTTTATAAAAATTCGTGAACCAGGTGGTTCTATAAACTCTGAAAGAATTAGAAAATTAATTTTAAATAAGAAATCTAATTTTAATAAGATAACTGATTTATTGCTTTATCTTGCTTCCAGAAGTGAAAATATTGAACAATTAAAAAAAAGTTATAAAAAAAAAGTAATTTTGATTGATCGATTTACTGACTCTACAATTGCTTATCAACATTATGGCTTTGGCGTTGATATAAAATTAATAAACACTATCAATAATTTTATCCTAAAAAAATTTAAAGTTGATTATACATTTTTAAATATTGTTAATAAAAACAACATGATTAAGAGATTAAAAATTAGAAAATCACTTAATAGATACGATAAATTTAAGACTAGTTTTTATCAAAAAGTTCAAAGAGGTTTTGTAACATTGGCAAATAAAAATAAAAAAAAGTATACCATTATTAATTCGAATTATAATATTGATTATAATAAGAAAATTATATTACGAACAATAGATGAAATACTATGA